The following are encoded together in the Planococcus antarcticus DSM 14505 genome:
- a CDS encoding HIRAN domain-containing protein, translating into MRKRPFELWLIWQNVETRQRYHIGKLFHEDGVYTFSYERQGYRRRLEEAMEQGYRPHLAFPEINKTYTSQKLFGPFARRLPDSRRPDYSYVLQKLGLSNDCTEMDMLRATGGILATDSYEFVSPILVEQNSFNYDFYVAGWRYYKGDKVLNQLQVGDSIEFTLDPENVHDHRAVEVHTQSGDKLGFIPAFYSGWMFEIIAKNCSYEAKVEAIHPLAVDHRKVSISIVGEVNRSVDIQEVLEDKDELRVIMY; encoded by the coding sequence ATGAGAAAGAGACCTTTTGAGTTATGGCTTATTTGGCAAAATGTTGAAACGCGGCAACGTTACCATATTGGAAAGCTATTTCATGAAGATGGGGTTTATACATTTTCTTATGAGCGACAGGGATACAGAAGAAGGTTGGAAGAAGCTATGGAACAGGGCTATCGTCCGCATCTAGCCTTTCCAGAAATCAATAAAACGTATACCTCTCAAAAACTTTTCGGCCCATTTGCCCGCCGTTTGCCAGATTCCCGAAGACCCGATTATTCATATGTCCTTCAAAAGTTAGGCCTTTCAAATGACTGCACAGAAATGGATATGTTACGTGCTACAGGAGGAATTTTGGCGACAGATTCTTATGAATTTGTTTCGCCAATCCTGGTTGAGCAAAATTCTTTTAACTATGATTTCTATGTGGCCGGTTGGCGCTATTACAAGGGCGATAAGGTACTTAACCAATTGCAAGTGGGTGACAGCATTGAATTTACTTTAGATCCTGAGAATGTTCATGACCATAGAGCAGTTGAAGTGCATACTCAAAGTGGAGACAAACTAGGGTTTATTCCTGCTTTCTATAGCGGGTGGATGTTCGAAATCATTGCTAAAAATTGCAGCTATGAAGCAAAAGTGGAAGCCATTCATCCTTTAGCAGTTGATCATCGAAAAGTAAGCATTTCAATTGTAGGAGAAGTAAATCGCTCAGTTGATATTCAAGAAGTGTTGGAAGACAAAGATGAGTTACGTGTGATTATGTATTAA
- a CDS encoding HipA domain-containing protein: MVDTSLWKRDEKSQASGTRTKFWLIEPGTKPEDPVKHLFKVPTEGTGGHWAEYIASKVGAQLGFPTAEIELSNYQNTIGTISKNFRNQTEELYEGGDLFMARFEDFDRHSLTYYELPHILEMLSEYSLENTFVALPVYDALIANNDRHCDNWGVLSGPKGIRLAPIYDNGSSLGFNEVTERKQKMLTDDHMLAGFCNRGKSSIGLPDRKKPKHFELLAYLRLHSEKALEIELARLEQLHKGMLLAIVDNIPDEVMSDLDKEWIVRLLLFRRNWMLSWLEGSEKV; encoded by the coding sequence ATGGTTGATACGTCGCTCTGGAAACGAGATGAGAAAAGCCAGGCTTCGGGAACTCGAACGAAATTTTGGTTGATTGAACCCGGGACAAAGCCCGAAGATCCAGTGAAACATCTCTTTAAGGTGCCTACCGAGGGGACCGGTGGTCATTGGGCAGAATATATAGCGAGTAAAGTGGGAGCACAGCTAGGATTTCCCACAGCTGAAATAGAATTATCCAATTATCAGAATACTATAGGGACAATCTCTAAGAACTTTCGTAATCAGACAGAAGAGCTGTATGAAGGCGGAGATTTGTTCATGGCGAGGTTCGAAGATTTCGATCGCCATTCATTGACTTATTACGAATTGCCTCATATTCTCGAGATGCTTTCTGAATATAGTTTAGAGAACACATTTGTTGCATTGCCCGTCTATGACGCATTAATAGCCAATAATGATCGGCATTGTGATAACTGGGGTGTCTTAAGTGGTCCCAAAGGAATACGCCTCGCACCTATTTATGACAACGGTTCTTCTCTTGGTTTTAACGAAGTAACCGAAAGAAAACAGAAGATGTTAACTGACGATCATATGTTAGCAGGTTTCTGCAATAGAGGAAAATCCAGCATAGGGTTGCCGGATAGAAAAAAGCCGAAGCATTTTGAATTGTTAGCTTATCTTCGTCTCCATTCAGAGAAAGCGCTTGAAATAGAGTTAGCCAGATTAGAACAGCTGCATAAAGGCATGTTATTGGCTATAGTGGATAACATTCCAGACGAGGTAATGAGTGATTTAGATAAAGAGTGGATAGTCCGGCTTCTGCTTTTCCGGAGGAATTGGATGTTGAGTTGGTTAGAAGGGAGCGAAAAGGTATGA
- a CDS encoding helix-turn-helix domain-containing protein, giving the protein MSEFLEKANQVIGEEKVKQLRTEGYIAAQIKVRRQELGYSQQQLADKTGLQKSTIGRIEAGLNSPSLTTLLIILEELDMDITVRGRDTLLV; this is encoded by the coding sequence ATGAGTGAATTTTTAGAGAAGGCCAATCAAGTAATAGGTGAAGAAAAAGTGAAACAACTTAGAACAGAAGGTTATATAGCAGCCCAAATAAAAGTAAGAAGACAAGAACTAGGTTATTCTCAGCAACAATTAGCGGATAAAACAGGATTGCAAAAATCAACAATCGGCAGAATTGAAGCGGGATTGAATAGTCCGTCGTTAACTACGTTATTAATCATTTTAGAAGAGCTCGATATGGATATTACAGTTAGAGGAAGAGATACACTTCTAGTTTAA
- a CDS encoding type II toxin-antitoxin system RelE/ParE family toxin: MKKYDFEELGNVSVFQDKLISEAMKEKQVKKSSVWTSFLKIYIRQREIILHAPVPDPFEDADEDELPPSIKLLNRNINPKYENQLYRWGIKAQKVGNFRIIYLIYDYHKILFLHAFDKQYNGDIKRQDIEKAEKIYEEYLEKYPSKYL; this comes from the coding sequence GTGAAAAAATATGACTTTGAAGAACTAGGAAATGTGAGTGTTTTTCAAGATAAATTGATCAGCGAAGCTATGAAGGAAAAACAAGTAAAAAAGTCTAGTGTTTGGACAAGTTTTTTAAAAATCTATATCCGCCAAAGAGAAATTATTCTTCATGCTCCTGTTCCTGATCCGTTTGAGGACGCTGACGAAGACGAGTTACCGCCATCTATCAAGCTTCTCAATCGCAATATAAATCCGAAATATGAGAATCAATTATATAGATGGGGGATAAAAGCTCAAAAAGTAGGTAATTTTCGAATTATCTATTTGATTTACGATTACCATAAGATATTATTTCTGCATGCTTTTGATAAACAATATAACGGTGATATCAAAAGACAAGATATTGAAAAAGCCGAAAAAATTTATGAAGAGTATTTAGAAAAGTATCCGAGTAAGTACCTTTGA
- a CDS encoding AlbA family DNA-binding domain-containing protein — translation MKFEESPKLELKREITEGLKKEIITFANTDGGEILIGIEDDGTVVGLANAQNDLETVSNILRDSIKPDVLVHTSAEILKNDGTKWKK, via the coding sequence ATAAAGTTTGAAGAAAGTCCGAAACTTGAACTTAAGCGTGAAATAACGGAAGGACTAAAAAAAGAAATTATCACTTTTGCAAATACAGATGGCGGAGAAATCCTAATAGGAATTGAAGATGATGGTACGGTGGTCGGCTTGGCAAATGCTCAAAACGATTTGGAAACCGTCAGCAACATACTGAGAGATAGCATAAAGCCCGATGTATTGGTGCATACCTCAGCTGAAATCCTAAAAAATGATGGAACGAAATGGAAAAAATGA